Within candidate division WOR-3 bacterium, the genomic segment AAAAATACATGGGCCACCCCAACATTATCCTGGGCATCAACGGTTATATCAATCGTACCGCTAATGTCATCATCATTGTGCGGGTATGTGATAATCACACTTGGCGGCATTGAATCAACAATGCCTAGGTCGCAGCCAAAAGTCAGGAGTACTATTACGATTACCAATGGGTATAGAATACGAAATTTACTATTCATCACTGCCTCCCATTTTACTTTCGAGAAGTATAAATATGGAGACACGTAAGTCAACATATTTCACAATCCGACCTCAGTAGACGACGGGGCATAACCTTCACAATTTGCAATTGATTGCATTGTTGTATCTATAAGAAATCTATACCTACATAAGTATCCCGCAAATCTTTACCAGTCTTCGGTTTAGCTGTTAACAATCAAAAAAAAACATCTTATACCCATTTTCACGCCACTCGCTAGTATTAAGAGAAAAAGAAGA encodes:
- a CDS encoding Ig-like domain-containing protein, which gives rise to MNSKFRILYPLVIVIVLLTFGCDLGIVDSMPPSVIITYPHNDDDISGTIDITVDAQDNVGVAHVFFKLEFTGGYSVKTFTDPESPYVYPEFNTTQYENGTRVTITATACDASGNAEVASIEVVIQN